TTGTCAATCCTGCTTTTTTTCCGCTATCAACCAATACATTAATATTTTCATGGGAAAGGGTATTGAATACACTGGCTTTTTCAAGGGGAACGCAAACAGGAGCCTCGGAATTGCTATTCTTGAGGTAACCCTGATCTGATTTAACCACAAATAATCTCACTTAATTATCAGCCCCTTCAGCTTCTTTTAAAGAAAACTTGGCTTCCGCTATACCCTATAATTAGCCCTCTAATCCTGCTGTTGCTAACACCATCTTTAATTTTGCAAGTCCCTTTTGGGTTTCTCTGTTTTGCTCTTTAACCCAATCTTTCAGTTTGTTAAGCGCAGACCCCGAAGCAATAATTTCTTTAGCATAAATGCATCCTTCTCTTATGCTGCTGCTTAATCCCATCATATAAAAAATTAACGCAGCATTAAGACAAACAATATCCTGCCTTGCTTCATCATCTTTTTTGCTTAAAAGAGTGACCAGCCTTACAGCTTCCTTCTTTCTCTCCCCCAACGGCTGCAGCTTGTGTTTTTGGGTTCTTTGAATTCCCATATCCTCGGGAGAAAAAGAGTACTTAACAATTTTGCCATCTTCTTTTAGCTCCGCAATTACCGTTTCGCCAAGCGTAGAGGCTTCGTCCATACCATACTTCCCGGTTTCATCCATCCCATGCACAACAAGAGCCTTTTTATAGCCAATTTCCCGCATAACTTTGGCAACAGGTTCTACCAGTTCCGCTGAATACACACCCCGTACCCCATATTGCGGAAGAGCAGGATTGGCAAGGGAAGCAGCAATATTTAAAACTGTCCCAAAAGAAATTTTTGATAAAATCCTACCCAAGGCCTGAGGATGCACCTTTGGACTCATTCCATTAAAAATTCCTATTCCTGCTTGTTCAATACTTTGTTTTACAACTGTAGTATCGCATTCAACATCTACACCCAGTTCTTCCAGAATATCTATCGTCCCGCACACAGAGGTAATGGCTCTAGCGCCGTGTTTGGCCATTTTAACTCCCGCCGCCGCCGCAATAATAGAAGCAGCAGTGCTAATATTAAAAGTTTTTATTGTATCCATACCCGTCCCACAGTTATCTACCAAGGGGGATGAAATATAGGGATTTACTTTCACTGTATCTAGCTCATAAATCGCCTCCCAAATTCCTGCTATTTCAGCAGCTGTTTCCCCCTTTGCTGTTAATGCCGCCAGAAATGCTCCTTGCTGCATTTCCGTTTGCGTATTGTTTAACACTTCAGAAAACTTTTCTTTCGCAGTGGCACGGTCCATATTTTCCTTCTGAAGCAATCTGGTGATGAGACCACCAAATTCTTTTTGCTTTTCAATACTCATCATTCATTTCTCCTTATCTAATTTAACATTTAACAACAATTTTAAGTTCTGCCAGTTTCTCCACCATTCTAAGTCCCTCTTTTATATCTTCTAACGGAATAATTTTTGTAATGAGATTATCCACCTCCAGCATCCCGGAAGATAATAATAACAATGCTTTTTTATTGTGTTCCGAAGAACACCCATAGGCTCCAAAAAGTCGGATTTCCTTGTAGTGAAAATTATTCAATTCACCGACAGAAACGGCATGCTCCCCTACAAGACCACTGAAAAAGCCAAATTTTCCCCTTTTACGAAGAATAGACAATCCCTGCCGGAAGGCTGCAATATCTGGACAGCAAGGTATAACGGCCTCTGCTCCAGTTCCATCGGTAAGCTCACGGACTACTTTGACAGGATCTTGCT
This genomic interval from Desulforamulus reducens MI-1 contains the following:
- the trpD gene encoding anthranilate phosphoribosyltransferase, encoding MMSIEKQKEFGGLITRLLQKENMDRATAKEKFSEVLNNTQTEMQQGAFLAALTAKGETAAEIAGIWEAIYELDTVKVNPYISSPLVDNCGTGMDTIKTFNISTAASIIAAAAGVKMAKHGARAITSVCGTIDILEELGVDVECDTTVVKQSIEQAGIGIFNGMSPKVHPQALGRILSKISFGTVLNIAASLANPALPQYGVRGVYSAELVEPVAKVMREIGYKKALVVHGMDETGKYGMDEASTLGETVIAELKEDGKIVKYSFSPEDMGIQRTQKHKLQPLGERKKEAVRLVTLLSKKDDEARQDIVCLNAALIFYMMGLSSSIREGCIYAKEIIASGSALNKLKDWVKEQNRETQKGLAKLKMVLATAGLEG